In the Aster yellows witches'-broom phytoplasma AYWB genome, ATGAAAACATGAGCAAAAAGTCAAACGTCACTGCAGGGCAAATTTATCAAAGCGTCATCAATAAAGAACGTGAAGGCAAATACTTAGGTAAAACAGTTCAAGTAATTCCACATATCACTGAAGAAATCAAACAAAAACTAACTGATGCTGCTCTTTTTCACAAATCTGATGTTGTTATTGTAGAAATTGGAGGCACTGTAGGAGACATTGAATCATCGCCTTTTTTAGAAGCTATCAGACAAGTGCGCTTTGATTTTGGTTATCGCAATGTTTTATACCTTCACACCACTTTAGTTCCTTATTTAAAAAAAACCAAAGAAATTAAAACTAAACCTACTCAACACAGTTTTAAAGAATTGCGCGCTTTAGGAATACAACCCCAAATTTTGGTCTTACGTAGCGAAGTTCCTATCAACCAAGAAACCAAAAATAAAATTTCTGCTTTATGCGACATCAATTCACAAGCTATTTTTGAAGCCTTAGATGTTGATATTTTATATCAAATGATTCTGAACTTGAACCATCAAGGAATAGATGATTTTATTTTACAACATTTTAAACTTACTAATTTTCCAACCGCCGATTTGCAAGCCTGGCAACAACTAATTACACGCATCCAAAATTTAGAAAAAAAAGTAGTCATCGCTCTAGTAGGTAAATACATTGTTTTGCATGATGCTTATTTATCAATTGTAGAAGCTCTTAAACATGCTTCTTATCAATATAATTGTAAACTTGAAATTAAATGGATAGATGCTGAAAAAGTAACGTCAGATAATATTTCTTCCTTTTTTGAAGATTGTGATGGTATCTTAGTTCCTTATGGTTTTGGGAACCGCGCTATTGAAGGCAAAATTTTAGCCATTAATTATGCAAGAACTAACAATATTCCTTTCTTTGGAATTTGTCTAGGTATGCAGTTAGCAGTTATTGAATATGCCCGTAATGTTTTGCATTTACAAGATGCCAATTCTTTGGAAGTTGATGAAAAGACACCTCATCCTGTAATTACTAAAAAAATAGTTGATATCAATTTAGGAGGCACCTTACGATTAGGTTCTTATTCGTGCCATCTTAAAGCCAATACCAAAAGTAAAGCTATTTATAATCAAGAAATAATTTATGAAAGACATCGTCATCGTTTTGAGATGAATCCTCATTATGTTTCTTTATTTGAAAAAAATAATGATTTTGTTGTTTCTGGAATAAATCCAGAACAAAATCTTTGTGAAATTGTTGAGTTAAAAAGCCATCCTTGGTTTATTGCAGTACAATTTCATCCTGAGTTTTTGTCGAGACCATTAAAACCACATCCTTTATTTAAAGGTTTTGTTGAAGCGTCTTTATTAAATTAAAAGAAATAAATAATTTATAAATGAAAAAACTACCTTTTTAAGGTAGTTTTTTTGTTATATTGAGGTGTTCCAAAAGTTTAGATAATTTTTGTTTTTTAAAAGAAATAAAAAAGATCAACTTAAAAATTTGATCTTAATTGTTATTTTTTTATTTAAATAATAAATTAGTTTTTGTTTTTTTTACAAACACCCAAAATGATTTTAATTATTTTGATAGAATTATTAAATTGGATAATAATCATATTATAGAAGATATTTCTAATAAAAAAACTTTTCGAAATCCCCATTTTATTTGCCAACTTTTTACACACATCTACCAATAATTATAAAAATTTATAATAAATCAATAAATAATTTATCTTGGGAAATATTAATTTTTATGATGAACCTTTATTAGAAGGCACGATATATAATTATTATAAGAGGATATGGAATGCATTTTATTTCTGTATTTTTTTTATTAAATTGTTTTTATTTGGATTACTTATGTTAAGAGAAGAATTACTTTTTAAATGTTTGTTTGTAATTGTCTATTTAGTAATAGGTTTATTGGTTTTTAGGATATATGTAGCTGTAGAAATGTTTTAACATAAACGTTATTATCCTTTAAAAAAGAAGAAATACAAAAATTAAAAATAATAATTTTTTTACCAAAAGATATTAATCAAATTTTAAAAAAACTTTATTATTCAATTTTGATAAATTGGAAATAATTGGAGAGTCTATAATTAATTCTATATTTTTTATCATTTTGCTTTGGCTTTTTGTATTTATACCTCAAAATATAAAACGATTTCCAAGCATATCTGATTTTTTTTTGCTATTTATCTTTAATAATAATATCTTGTTGTTTGGGCTGTTATAATTAGATATTTATTTTAATATCTTATATTATATAATTTAAACTTGTCTTATTTTTTCCATTTTTTTCAAAAAGAAAACAACAGTTCCTACAATAATAAAATAAATAATAGAAGAAATATAATAAGGTTTAGGGCTTGCAACACTACTATACAAAGCATTAGAAGCACAAGCAATATCAATAATTCCACCTAACATACTAAAAACAACACAATCTTTTAAATTAATAATAAACTCATTTAAAATAGGAGTTTGTGATCTTTTAATAGCTTGGGGTAAAACAATATAACGCATTGTTTGAGTATGTGTCATTCCTAAAGACAAGGAAGCCTCAATTTGCCCTTTATCCAAAAAGTAAATATTTTTAGTAATAATTTCTGAAATATAGCCCATAGTATTTAAAATAATTACCATATAAGCAGCAAACATTGGAGTATACCAAGTAGCATTTTTGAAAAAAATAAACTCTTTTAAGAAAAAATAACTCACAAAAGCTTGCACTAACATAGGAGTGCTTTTAATAATCCATATATAAAAATTAATAATTATACATCCTATTTGATGCAAATAATAAATTAAAAAATGACTTTTCTTTTTGGTAATATCTAACACTTGGAAAAGAACTAACAATAAAGATAAGACAAAACCTCCAAAAGTTCCATAAAACCCAAATTTAAGAGTTGTTAAAATGCCTCTTTTATAAAGAGAAAAATTATTTTTAAAAATAGACCATATATTTAATGTATCTTTTTCTGAGTTTTGTTTATCCATGAATTCTTTTCTTTTTTTGATGGTAAGTGTGTATTTATTTTCTGTGGTAGGTTCTTTTGTTAAAAAATCATCAATGTCTTTTTTGGTAATGCCTTTTTTTTTAATAATTTCTTCTTGTTTTTTAAATCCAATAGCAAGTCCTCCAGCGGCTTGTTTTATTTCGTTATCTAAAATTGTTTTTTTTTGGATTTCTATTCGCTCTAAATTATTATGATTTTGTAAATGTTTTTGGGCAACATTTGCATCAGCTAAATAAAAATAATTGGAGTCTGTTTGAACTTTTTGAGCTTGGAAATCAAAATTATCAATTCCTTCTGCTTCATTTCCTTTTAATGTTTTGGCTATTTGTTCGTAAAAAGTTCCTCGTTGATATAAAATTTTTCCAGGTAATTGAATTTGGTCGATATTTTGATTATTAATTTGTTTTTTAAAATAATCCTTATCAAAATAAGGATTATTTTTATTTATAATAATAAAATAAGATTGATCTTCATCATAATAAGAATGGTCAGTAAAATCAATTTGGGCTTGTCTTTCTTCTGTTTTGCTCATCCCTGCAATAATTAAATCAATATCTCCTTTTTGACAAGCAGGAATTAAACTATTAAAATCTATTTTTTTAATTAATAATTTAATATTTTTATCATACTTTTCATTTAAATAATTAACTAATTCTTTAGCTACTAAAACATCATATCCAACAACACCAATATCACTTTCTTTACCATTTATTGTTAAAGGATGTGGTTCTTTATCTTTATTATTAGAAAGATAATTATAAGGTTTGTAATTGCATTCCATTCCTACAACTAAAACATTTTCATCTTTATTTTTAGTATTTTGAGGATAGAAATCATCATATAACAAAAAAGATACAATAATAATTAAAATTGTTAAAAAAAGATATTTAGCTTTAAAATAATTCTTAATTCTTGAAAAATATAACGTTAGCAAATGACTTTCCTTCCTATAAAACAAAAAACCTTCTTAAAAGAAGGTTTGAGAGAAACTTGATTAAAGCGCCTTTGCTGTTAAAACAGCAAGAATATTATAGATATTTTCTATAATCTCATAATAAATTATTGCCATAATTATTATTCGGCGATGGTTACCTTTCTTATGCTTCATAGAATGCCTTCTTCACATAATACTCTTTTACACCGCTACCTCTTTTGATTTTATATAAAAATTTATTTAAATAATTAAATTATATAATAAAAATTTATTATATAGTAAATTATAACATAATTTTTTTAAATGGTAATTGTTTTTATCAAAAATATAAAGAAATTATTTTCTTTCATAATGAAATAAACTTTTTTCTTAGTGATGGTTTCATTAAAGATTTTTTTGGTATAAATTAGTAATTTTACGATGACCATAAAAATATTCATGAATTTGACATAAAACTTTAATAGGGTTTTATTGTAATAAGTATTTTTCTTCTTTGGTTTTGATTTTATTTTCGACTTTCAACCAACAATAAGTGTTTCTTTTGATTTTGATATTTTTTAAAATAGTTGTTAAATTTAGTTTTTTTAAATCGTTAAAACAATTAAAAAACTGTTTTTTTATCAATTTTATAATTTTTTTCATTAGAGTTTGTAATAATTTATTTTTTTGTTTAATATTTCTCTTAATTTTTTATTTTTCATAATTGAAATATTTTTTCTTTTTTTATATCATATACATAATCATTATAACTATGAATGATTATTATTTATTTAAAAAAAGGTGTTGCTCGCAACTGGGAGATTTTTATTTTTCTTCTTTTATTTGTGTGTACTTATAATTTTTGTTAGCGCTTCAGCGCGTTAGGGGATTTTGTTTGGTTTGAATTCAAAACACCTCTTTTTTAATAATGAAAAAAGAAAATAGGGAGTTATATATTATATCACTCCTTAAATAAGTTAATCTTTATATATTTTAAAAAACGTTAGTTAAAGTGTTATAAAACTATTAATTATCTTCTTTTAGTGAATATTTATACATAGGATATAACTTTTTCAACCTATAACCTTGTTTGGTTTTAATTAAGAAAGATTTAATATATTTTAAATCTTCTTTTCAGTAATAAATAATGTTTAATCCTTTCTTATAATTAGTTTTAATGGGTTTATTGTATTTTTCTCGTTTTTTAGGATCTAATTGTTGTAATTGTAAAGTTTCTAATTTATGGAAATATTTTTTTTCCAATTAATTCTTTGATATGATTTTTAGTTTAATTTTGATAATTGATTTGAAAAAGATGATATAGATGTTTAAATGTATTATTTCAACTTTTAAAAAAGGGTTAAATCTGAAAGTAATAGTTTAAAAACCATTTACTAGAATATTGTAGGTGATTAAAGAACCATTAAAAAAAATACCAACTTTTAAGTTGGTTTCCTTATTGTTTCTAAATACTAAAAAATATTTTTCTTATTATTAAATCAATAATTAAAATAAATTATAAAAATTTAATCAGATAGAATATATTTTATCAACATATCTGATAACATACCTGTTATTTGAGAAGACATAAAAATTAAAATAGACTCGGATTCATCATCTGAATATGTTTCGCTACATTCGATGAGAGATGATAATAATATAACACAACAATTTTCAAAATACTGATTCCAATTTGTAAAAGTATCATTGATTTCTATACTATTGCGAATTGAATTATTCACAATAACTTTTTTCAAATTATTCACAATTTTTACTAAATTTGTATTCGAAGATTCTTGAATAGATTTTTGACTTTTAAACTTATTTGAAGATTCGCTATTGATTATATCACAACATTTTTGAGTAATATCATTTAATTTTTCAACATTATTAGGATTTATTGTTATCCCTAAATTAAATAAATTAATTCTGTTTAAAGCCAAGAGAGAAAATTTTTTACAATCTATATCAATAAAATTAAATTTCTTATTTTTGACTTCTAAAATTTCACTAGATGTTTTTTTTTGTATATTTGTTGCATTGTGCGCAAAAATTTTTTTACTAAATATTGATGAGGAAAAAATCATAATTAATGTTATTAACATCAAAAAAACTAAATAATTATTTTTAACTAATTTTTTTAACAATTATAGATCTCCTTTTTTTATTTAATTTTTATCAACACTTGAATTAAAATATCTTCAAATTAAAATATCTTCAAATTAAAATATCCTCATGTAATTATATTTTAACATATATAATAATATTGCAAATTAAAATATTTTTAAAAACTAGAAAAGCGTAAGTTGTCAAAGAGTTTAAGGTTGATAAAAATAATAAACTTTTAGATAAACATACCAATAAACAAGTTTTGGAATCACTTAGATATAAATTTAAGCTTTTCAACCTTTTATATAAAAAAGTAACTCAAAGCTTAAATTTATATCTGTTGGTTTTATCAGCTGATAAAAAAACTAGTTATTTTTCATTTTTTGGATTATTAAAATTATAATATTTTTCTTTAAAAAATAAAAAGAATTTAGGGATTCGTAATCAATTAATCGAACTTCATTTACCTCTTTGGTAAAAAAACTAGTTTATCAATTTAAACATTACCTTAAATCTTTAACTAAATAGGAATTATATCAAGAAGGGATTTTAGGATTAATAAAAGCTCTAAATAATTACCAAGATTTAGCTAATACTTTTGCTTGTAATGTTTATAATATTGATACAGAACAAAAACAAGAAATATCAGTAAAAGAAGAATACAGAAAAGAAGATTTTGATATTTTTAAAGTAAAAGTATTAAATCCTGCCGATAAAATAAGAAATGATTTTCTTCAAATAGCTATTATTAATTGGATTTTAGACGATTCAACTACTTTAGAAGAAATAAAAAAAGATATATTTAATCGTTTAATAGGGGAAGAAAGTATTTTTTTACCTCTTGATATGTACAGAAACTCTTTAGCCCAAAATTTCTTTACTTATCCCACCAAACACTAAATTAAATAAATAAAAATAACTTTTTGAACTATTACTTTAGTAGCAGTTTTATTTTCACCTTCGTTATGGGTATATTTTTCAATTGACAACGTTCCTTCTAAATATACTTTTGAACCTTTATGTAAATACATACTCATGTTTTCGGCTTGGTTTCTAAAAACAACACATGGAATGAATTGAGTTTTATCTTTGGTATTAATAGCTTTAGGCGTTCTAAAAGTATCTAAAAAACTGAACAGCCCAGAATATTAGAACACAGTCCTAAATCTACTTCTTTAATTTCAGTTTTTAAATTGGAAGTTTCATCACCTAAAATAGTTTCCCAAAAAAATATTTTAACTTTGAGAATCATTTTTTTACTCTTCTGTTAGAAACTTAACCCTCCTATAATAAAAAAAACAACAAAAATAAATGCAATTTTACTCCTTTATATTTTTTTGATTTTTTAAAAAATTATTAATTCTTATTTGTAATTAGAAAATCCAAAATTAGAAAATTTATTATTTTATTTATTATTTGCAATAAAAAAGCACTTATTTAAAAATGATAGTTATTTAAAATAGCAATTATGAATAAAATAAGTTTTTTATTTAAAAATGAAGTAATTATTTATTTGTGTGACTTGTTAATTTATGTTTTATTATTTATATGTTTTTGTTTTTATTTTGCATTCCATTGAGGTGTTCCAAAAGTTTAGACACTTTTTACTTTTTAAAAACATCCTTTTAAAAATTATCTTTTTTTGCAAATCATTTCTTTTAAAAATATTTTGATTTCACATTTTAATTCATCAACTAAAAACAAACAATTTTAATTTTGTAAAATTCAATTACCAATCTCAAAAGCATTATTTATGATTGTCTTTTTTGATTTTATTCAAATTAACTTTTTTTGCTTTTTCCAATCACCAAATAAAATTTTTTCATTTCACCACAAAAAACCCCCCTACTACTCCAAAAACATCATCAAAAACCAAGTTTTTTTGGTATAATAAAGATTAAATGTTTAAAAAAATTATGCAAGGAACATATAAATGAAAAAAAAAATAAGCGAACAAGAAATTATTAGACATCAAAAAATGAATGAATTAAAAAAAATAAATATCGATCCTTTTGGAAAAAAAATTGTCCCTTCTCATTCCATCAAACAAATTATTTTGCAATACCAAAAAGAAGATAGTTTAGCCTTCGAACAATCACAAATCAATGTTTGTGTAGCTGGTAGAATTGTTTTAAAAAGAGGACAAGGCAAAGCGGGTTTTTTGCATTTACAAGATTTTGATTTTCGAATACAAGCATATGTAAAGTTGGATTTGGTGGGAAAAGATGCTTTTCAAATTTATCAAAATTGTGATTTAGGAGACATCATAGGCATCAAAGGGTTTTTATTCAAAACCAAAACGCAAGAATTAACCATTAAAGCCTTGGAATTTATTCACCTTACCAAAGCTCTAAAACCTTTACCTGACAAATTTCATGGCTTGCAAAATCGCGAAGATATGAGAAAAAAACGCTATGTTGATCTAATCGTAAACGAAAAAACAAGACAAGTATTTTTAACTCGCAGTTTGATTATGAAATACATTAGAAATTTTTTTGATAATCAAGGCTTTTTAGAAGTAGAAACCCCCATTTTACAACCAACTTTGGGAGGCGCTTCTGCCAAACCTTTTATCACTCATCACAACGCTCTTAATTGTGATTTTTACTTGAGAATTGCCACCGAATTGCCCCTTAAAAAATTAATTGTTGGTGGGATGAATAAAGTCTATGAAATTGGACGTCTTTTCAGAAATGAAGGAATTGACGCCACACATAATCCCGAATTTAGCACTATTGAGGCTTACTTGGCTTATGCTGATATGCAAGATATTATGGACTTAACAAAACAATGCTTACAAGAATTAGTCCAAAAAATTTTTGGCAAGTTGCAATTTACTTACCAAAACCAAGAAATTGATTTTTCCCATTTTGCAAAAGTAAGTATGGTTGCATCAATCAAGGAAAAGACAGGAATTGATTTTACAGACCATTTTACCTTGGAACAATGCCTTTCTTTGGCAAAAAAACACAAAATTGAAGTTATGCCCCACTTTAGTCAAGGACATATCATTGAGGCTTTTTTTGGAAAATACGTAGAAAATGCCCTCATTCAGCCTACTTTTGTCTACGGACATCCACTGGAAATAAGCCCTTTGGCAAAACAAAATGAATTTGATCCTCGTTTTACTGACCGTTTTGAACTTTTTATCGTAGGTAAGGAATTTGCTAATGCTTTTAGAGAACTTAACGACCCTATCGAACAAGAAAAACGCTTTTTAAACCAATTAAAACAAAAACAATTAGGCAACGAAGAAGCCAATGACATGGACTATGATTTCTTAAACGCCCTTAATTATGGCATGCCTCCAACTGGTGGTCTTGGAATGGGAATTGATCGTTTGGTTATGCTTTTAACCGATACTGCAAATATTCGTGATGTTATTTTATTTCCGCATTGTAAAAATCAAAATAAATTCATATAATACATAACCATTAAAATAATCATTTTTTTGATGTGTTAATTTATCATCAGAATTAAAATAAATCAACCAAAACAAGAATATTTTTATTTTTCAGCCAGCAAGGAAGTGTAATTATGAGAGGCGTTTTTTATTTGCAAAGTTTTTATAGCTTATTGCAAAGTCTTAATTCTTTAGAAACTTTGGTGCAAAAAGCCAAAGAAAATAATTATGATTTTGTTGCTTTGAGTGATGATAATTTATATGGCATGCCAACTTTTTTAAAATTATGTCATAAATACCAAATCAAGCCTATTTTAGGACTTAAAATAAATTTTTTTCACAACAATCAACTAGCAACACTTTTAATTTATGCTAAAAACGACCAAGGAATCAAAAATTTAATTCAAATTTCAACTATTATTAAAAATAAAGAAACACCCCAAATTAACTTAAATAAAATTGCTAATTTAGGAAAAGGTTTGTTTACTTTGATTCCTGGAGAAAATCCTTTTTTTGATGAAATCTTTTTCCGCGACCAAAAAGATAAATTTTTTCAAATATCTACTCAATTATTAAAAATATTTGACGAACTTGTATTGGGTATTTCTTATCAAAATTCCTTTTTGGAATTACTTTCTGAAAACATCATTGATTTTGCAAACCACTTCCAAATTCCTTATGTACCAGTTAATAAAACTTGCTATGATACTTTTCAAGCCCAACCAACCTATCAAATACTTACACAAATGGAAAATAAAAAAAACGACAACCAAACTGATTTATCTTTTTTAACCAAAGATAATTTTGATAGCACATACAACGCCCAAACACACAAAAAAATGTTTATTTATTTAAAAAAATTAATCTTTTCTATTAAATATCAAAATTATTTACCACAAAAATTTTTTTTGCCTTCCTTTGTTGATTTTTTACAACCCCAAAAAATAACTGCCAAAGATTACTTAAAACAAATATCTTATGAAGGTTTACGCCAATATATTAATTTTAAAAGCCCTAAATATACGAAATACCAACAAAGACTAGATCAAGAATTAAAAATTATAGCTGATATGGAATATGATAATTATTTTTTAATTGTAGGTGATGTTGTAAGATACGCCAAAAAACAAGGTATTTTAGTAGGCCCTGGTAGAGGCTCTTCTTCGGGTTCTTTGGTGTGTTTTTGTTTACAAATTACAGAAATTGATCCTTTACAATATGAACTTATTTTTGAGCGTTTTTTAAATCCTCAAAGAAAAAATATGCCAGATATTGACCTTGATTTTCCAGACAATACAAGGGATTTAATTATTCAATATGTTTGTCAAAAGTACGGCACCAAACACGTAGCAAGTATTATTACTTTTGGTAGATTTGTAAGTCAAAAAGCCATCATTAATGAATTAGTGAAATTTATGCCCACAGTAAAGGAATTCCAAACCAAACGTGTTTTGGCATATTTGGATAAAAAAAGCACTTATCAAAAAGAAACTTTGGATTTGCAAATGAAAAACTTACTTACAATGGCATCTTATATCGAAGGAATGCCACGCTTTACAGGGACCCATCCAGCAGGAATTATTTTAAGCCAAATCCCTCTTTATCAAATTATTCCTTTACAAAAAGGCACTCACAATAACTTACAACAAACCCAATGGGAAGCCTCTGACCTTGAATCAATCGGACTTCTCAAAATAGATTTTTTGGGATTAAGAAGTCTTACTTTGATAAATCAAATGGTTTTAGCCATTCAAAAAAATAACTTCAAATTTAGTCTTTTTAAAATACCTTTAAACGACAAAAAAACTTTTGAGTTGTTGCAACAAGGAAAAACAATAGGTATTTTTCAATTAGAATCTTACAACGCCAAAATCTTTTTACAAAAAATGATGCCCCAAAAGTTCGAAGACCTAATTGCCTTACTTGCCTTAAACAGACCAGGACCCATCGATTCTTTTAATATGTTTTTAAAAAACCGCCATCAAAAAACTACCACTTTTTTTAGTCCTTTGATTGATTTTATCCTCCAACCCACTTATGGCATTATTCTTTATCAAGAACAAATTATGCAAATTTTAGCTGTCTTTGCCAAATACAGTCTTGCCCAAGCAGACCTTTTTAGAAGAGCTATTAGCAAAAAAGAAAAAGATTTATTATTGCAAGAAAAAAACAACTTTATTGCCCAAAGCAAAGAACAAGGACGTGACCTTACAATAGCCTATAAAATTTATGATTATATTTTAAAATTTGCCAATTACGGTTTTAACAAAAGTCACAGCGTCGCTTATTCTTTAATTAGTTATCGTATGGCTTATTTAAAAGCCAATCATTTTATTGCTTTTGTAATTACTTTATTAAATGATGCTATTGGGGATACATCCCAAACAGAAATTTTGCTAAAAGAAGTTATCCAAAAAGGAATCATTATAGAACCACCCCATATATTTAGTAGCCAAGATAAATATTATTTTCAGGACAATAAATTATTTTTGCCTCTTACCATTATTAAAGGAATAAATGTTTCTTTTTGCCAAGAATTAATGAAAAAACAAAAAAATTTAATTAAAGAGTACCAAAAATTAACAAAAACTTCACAATCTCCACTTTATTATTCTTTTAAAACGTTTAAACAACAATTATTTCCTTTCCTCACTGAACCTTTATTAACTAATTTAATTTTTGCAGGTGCCTTTGATAAAATGGGATTAAACCGCAATACTTTGGAACAAAACAAAGATT is a window encoding:
- a CDS encoding CTP synthase → MNNKDLKTKFIFITGGVVSSLGKGITAASIGQILKNRGLKVSIQKLDPYINVDPGTMSPYQHGEVFVTDDGAETDLDLGHYERFLDENMSKKSNVTAGQIYQSVINKEREGKYLGKTVQVIPHITEEIKQKLTDAALFHKSDVVIVEIGGTVGDIESSPFLEAIRQVRFDFGYRNVLYLHTTLVPYLKKTKEIKTKPTQHSFKELRALGIQPQILVLRSEVPINQETKNKISALCDINSQAIFEALDVDILYQMILNLNHQGIDDFILQHFKLTNFPTADLQAWQQLITRIQNLEKKVVIALVGKYIVLHDAYLSIVEALKHASYQYNCKLEIKWIDAEKVTSDNISSFFEDCDGILVPYGFGNRAIEGKILAINYARTNNIPFFGICLGMQLAVIEYARNVLHLQDANSLEVDEKTPHPVITKKIVDINLGGTLRLGSYSCHLKANTKSKAIYNQEIIYERHRHRFEMNPHYVSLFEKNNDFVVSGINPEQNLCEIVELKSHPWFIAVQFHPEFLSRPLKPHPLFKGFVEASLLN
- a CDS encoding ABC transporter permease subunit gives rise to the protein MLTLYFSRIKNYFKAKYLFLTILIIIVSFLLYDDFYPQNTKNKDENVLVVGMECNYKPYNYLSNNKDKEPHPLTINGKESDIGVVGYDVLVAKELVNYLNEKYDKNIKLLIKKIDFNSLIPACQKGDIDLIIAGMSKTEERQAQIDFTDHSYYDEDQSYFIIINKNNPYFDKDYFKKQINNQNIDQIQLPGKILYQRGTFYEQIAKTLKGNEAEGIDNFDFQAQKVQTDSNYFYLADANVAQKHLQNHNNLERIEIQKKTILDNEIKQAAGGLAIGFKKQEEIIKKKGITKKDIDDFLTKEPTTENKYTLTIKKRKEFMDKQNSEKDTLNIWSIFKNNFSLYKRGILTTLKFGFYGTFGGFVLSLLLVLFQVLDITKKKSHFLIYYLHQIGCIIINFYIWIIKSTPMLVQAFVSYFFLKEFIFFKNATWYTPMFAAYMVIILNTMGYISEIITKNIYFLDKGQIEASLSLGMTHTQTMRYIVLPQAIKRSQTPILNEFIINLKDCVVFSMLGGIIDIACASNALYSSVASPKPYYISSIIYFIIVGTVVFFLKKMEKIRQV
- the lysS gene encoding lysine--tRNA ligase gives rise to the protein MKKKISEQEIIRHQKMNELKKINIDPFGKKIVPSHSIKQIILQYQKEDSLAFEQSQINVCVAGRIVLKRGQGKAGFLHLQDFDFRIQAYVKLDLVGKDAFQIYQNCDLGDIIGIKGFLFKTKTQELTIKALEFIHLTKALKPLPDKFHGLQNREDMRKKRYVDLIVNEKTRQVFLTRSLIMKYIRNFFDNQGFLEVETPILQPTLGGASAKPFITHHNALNCDFYLRIATELPLKKLIVGGMNKVYEIGRLFRNEGIDATHNPEFSTIEAYLAYADMQDIMDLTKQCLQELVQKIFGKLQFTYQNQEIDFSHFAKVSMVASIKEKTGIDFTDHFTLEQCLSLAKKHKIEVMPHFSQGHIIEAFFGKYVENALIQPTFVYGHPLEISPLAKQNEFDPRFTDRFELFIVGKEFANAFRELNDPIEQEKRFLNQLKQKQLGNEEANDMDYDFLNALNYGMPPTGGLGMGIDRLVMLLTDTANIRDVILFPHCKNQNKFI
- the dnaE gene encoding DNA polymerase III subunit alpha yields the protein MQSFYSLLQSLNSLETLVQKAKENNYDFVALSDDNLYGMPTFLKLCHKYQIKPILGLKINFFHNNQLATLLIYAKNDQGIKNLIQISTIIKNKETPQINLNKIANLGKGLFTLIPGENPFFDEIFFRDQKDKFFQISTQLLKIFDELVLGISYQNSFLELLSENIIDFANHFQIPYVPVNKTCYDTFQAQPTYQILTQMENKKNDNQTDLSFLTKDNFDSTYNAQTHKKMFIYLKKLIFSIKYQNYLPQKFFLPSFVDFLQPQKITAKDYLKQISYEGLRQYINFKSPKYTKYQQRLDQELKIIADMEYDNYFLIVGDVVRYAKKQGILVGPGRGSSSGSLVCFCLQITEIDPLQYELIFERFLNPQRKNMPDIDLDFPDNTRDLIIQYVCQKYGTKHVASIITFGRFVSQKAIINELVKFMPTVKEFQTKRVLAYLDKKSTYQKETLDLQMKNLLTMASYIEGMPRFTGTHPAGIILSQIPLYQIIPLQKGTHNNLQQTQWEASDLESIGLLKIDFLGLRSLTLINQMVLAIQKNNFKFSLFKIPLNDKKTFELLQQGKTIGIFQLESYNAKIFLQKMMPQKFEDLIALLALNRPGPIDSFNMFLKNRHQKTTTFFSPLIDFILQPTYGIILYQEQIMQILAVFAKYSLAQADLFRRAISKKEKDLLLQEKNNFIAQSKEQGRDLTIAYKIYDYILKFANYGFNKSHSVAYSLISYRMAYLKANHFIAFVITLLNDAIGDTSQTEILLKEVIQKGIIIEPPHIFSSQDKYYFQDNKLFLPLTIIKGINVSFCQELMKKQKNLIKEYQKLTKTSQSPLYYSFKTFKQQLFPFLTEPLLTNLIFAGAFDKMGLNRNTLEQNKDLKEVKYYPYSDYEPEIHPELPLQELVIKQKKALGFGLHNLLINQKNKS